ttttgtattatatttttttaaataaaatgtaagagacaTATTAAATATTTGGATAAATACTTATTACATGATTCTTCCTCATGTTTTCATGcattaatactttataatttatatggcattttcttttacaatttttgtatcacaatataattatgtatttttttaagtataagaaGACACTTGTTTGTACGATATATaatatttacttaaatccgcctataGGCTTTGCCTAACCATCTAGGTGCTAGGCTTCACCCAACTACCCTATTAATGGCCAACTTTTTTTAGAATTTTGCTGAACTTTTTTATAATGCATTTACCATCATTATATTATCTTAATTCAATAATGCATTATTACGTGTCATTGAGGCTTCTCAACAAACTAAAACATTAACGATCAAAACGTTATATGATGGAGAACTCATTTCAAATAAATCATTCTGAGTCTCACAAGAATGCCGACATCAATGCTAATATCGAATTGTATTATATTGCAGACTGGCAACAATTATGCATGCGGGAgcataatatttaaaataatcccaaaagcAGTGAATAAATTTGGTCTCGAAGTCTGCACCAAGGCAAAGCTTCTACTCATTTCTAGCTGGGTGATGTCATCGCTTATCGACACCTTCTCTGACTCTGACTCTCTCCAATTATGCACCAGCTAAGACAGTCTTCGGTCCACGTCATACCTCTATGTGTCATGAAAGCCTATTAGGTGGGCCCTATCAAATGGTAAATAAAAGAGCACAGATTGCTCAAGGGGAgggatcccttttttttttttgaaaaattataaacatgCTATTTAACTTTAATAAAATTATGTGATTGAAATTGTATGGTTTGTATTTTAATCTTAATCgcataatttcattaaaatcaatctAACGGTGGGGAGCTTgtcctcatttaaaaaaaaaaataggatccCTCCCATTAAGCAATTTGTAAAAGagcacacctcattttacttttcacatatttttttaattttttatcgtcgaatcagatgaattgaaaaaaaatcaataaatagaaattaacaaaggttatataaaaagtaaaatgagataTGTACATAGCACATCCTTAGATTAAAGGTGCCATGAaccctttcaaattttttttaccctCCCCTATTTTTTGACtaatattttcttcttgttctttttacCAACTGCATTGTTACGTTTTTGAAAAGTaatttttatctaatttttctttatttcgaGTTAGcgaataaattaattaaacgaATTTAATATAGTAATTCAAAAATATGCGTAGAAGATCAAAATGAGtatgtaatattttttaatttattaatttctttattaTAGATAACAAAGATAAGTGTTACCACTTAATATTATAATCTagttatatttctttttatttgtaaatgagagtttttatattcaattcttacaaaaagcgaatttgaatcatattattatagTCCTTTTAAGCTGCATATTCTAAGACTTAACCCTATTTCCCACTCTCTTAATATAGATAGTATTGTTtatctaaaaaaataaagataagtGTTGGATagatgtgtcacatcccggctcgggatgaatcacttcccaggcccactccaccaccgtagcacgatattgtccgctttgggcttaccattccctcacgattttgtttttgggaactcacaagcaacttcccagtgggtcacccatcatgggattgctctagcctccttctcgcttaacttcggagttccaacggaactcgaagtcagtgagctcccaaaaagcctcatgctaggtagagataagaatatacatttaaggatcactcctctgggccCGGGgtgaatcacttcccgggcccgctccaccaccgtagcacgatattgtccgctttgggcttaccattccctcacgattttgtttttgggaactcacaagcaacttcccagtgggtcacccatcatgggattgctctagcctcattctcgcttaacttcggagttccaacggaacccgaaaccagtgagctcccaaaaggcctcgtgcggtagagatgagaatatacatttaaggatcactcctttgggcgatgtgggatgttacaatccaccccccttaggggcccgacgtcctcgtcggcacaccacggccagggttaggctctgataccaattgtcacatccccgcccagggtgaatcactttctgggcccgctccaccaccgtagcacgatattgtccgctttgggcttaccattccctcacggttttgtttttagaaattcacgagcaacttcccaatggatcacccatcatgggattgctctagcccccttctcgcttaactttggagttccgatggaacccgaaaccagtgaactcccaaaatggctcgtgctaggtagagatgagaatatacatttaaggatcactcatCTGGACGATGTGTGATGTTACAAAATGTCACAAAATTAGAGATGCCACATTATAATTGGTTTCGAAACTAATAcgcataaccaaaaaaaaaaaaatgagagtacaaaaaaaaaaaaaaaatttaaatcacaCTCTATACTTAAACTTATAAACTAAAAATTGAGAATAGTCTTTAGAAACATCATcacatttttcaatttatttatctttACTGATATGACAACAGTTCCCTTGTTTAGAATTTAACCTCATTAAggcataaaaaataaacgacATTCATGAGTTGGTAttcaacccaattcaaaatTTCTCTTTCAACACTGCTAAGAATTTGGAAATATCATTTAAGGTCGATTCATATTTTTCGTaaccaataaaaacaaaatttcacatatataatatgATATAACTTTGACATAACTATTTGAGAAATGCACTCTTTCAAAAAGGGACTTTGCATAAACGTTCCGCACTTCATATTTTTAGTATcatgttttataatatttgaTACAAAAATTGTGTCAAAAATATGTAAGGAtagagtttaaaaaaaattccactTTTATAAGAATCTCCTTAGCACTTAtccaaccatttttttttaaaacatagtttttatgtttatttattaaattaaataaattaaacaaaaatacgGACATAATCCAACATATCTACTTTTTTATCAGTTTCCCCATATAAATAAGAGGGTGAGAGATAGGCATGAATACCTAGGCGCATGCGGGGTCACGAGTCTCTACGGCTTAAAGTCAGCATCAAGTGCCTGGAACAACCCACTCTGCTCTCTATACCACCACCCACGTCACACCctattcatatcatatttttatactattttAGATGATATTTAATATAAACAATcatatcatttaaattaatcaaatttttaaatttaatttattatttaataaactagttaattaaataatgtggtatacgagaaatttttctccttcctcttctaaaattttttcaaatgatatgaatcatatcaaatatcacataaaataatatataaatatggtataaaaatataataagaacAACATTATTATGATAAATCTTACAGCCTGGCAAACCGAAGGGTCTCCAGAGCCCTCTAGGTCCAATCACCAACTCCCACGTGGAAGCCAGAGACTGTGACACCTTTGCTCTCTACAGCTGTCTTCCTTATCGTCCGGATATAAATACCAACCCAAACCAAATTCACCAAATcgtcctccctctctctctctctctctctcccccccccccttgGCCCTACTCCCGAAGAGAAGCCTAAAATCCTCACCCTCCTTCGGAATGTATCCGATTTACCATTTTGCCACTGCTCTCTTGCTCCTCCTTTTGGTGGCGAAGCCCGGTTTTGGCGCTTTAGTGGAGGAGCAGCCACTGGTGCTCAAGTACCACAACGGCGCTCTTCTTAAGGGCAACATCACCGTCAATCTTATTTGGTACGGCAGCTTCACCCCTATCCAACGGTCCATCATCATCGACTTCATCCACTCCCTCGCCCCCCGGCGTTCCCCACTCCCCTCCGCCTCCTCCTGGTGGAAAACCACCGAGAAGTACAGGGGCGGCGCCACCAATCTCGTCGTCGGCAGGCAAATCCTCCACAAGGCCTACTCTCTCGGAAAGTCCCTCCGCAACCGACACCTGGTGGCCCTCGCCGGCAAAGTCAACGCGTTGAACTCCATCAACGTTGTTTTGACTGCCAGTGACGTGGCGGTCGACGGTTTCTGTAGCCGCTGCGGGACCCATGGCTCCAACCGGGACAAAAAGACGGCTTACGTGTGGGTCGGGAACTCGGTGGTCCAGTGCCCCGGCCAATGCGCCTGGCCCTTTCACCAGCCCATTTACGGCCCGCAAACTCCGCCGTTAGTGGCTCCGAACGGCGACGTCGGAGTTGATGGCATGATCATAAACATCGCCACTCTCTTGGCGGGAACCGTAACCAATCCGTACAACAATGGGTACTTCCAAGGGCCGGCCAGCGCGCCGCTCGAGGCCGTTTCTGCCTGCACCGGCGTTTTCGGAACCGGGGCCTACCCCGGGTATCCGGGTCGGGTCCTGGTGGATAAGGCGACCGGGGCGAGCTATAACGCGGTTGGGGTAAACGGGCGTAGGTTCCTATTGCCAGCCATGTGGGACCCGCAAACCTCTGCATGCAAGCCGCTTGTGTGACCGACGTGGCAAGCATCTGTAGCGCACGTGATCGTGTagatattattataatattatatattattataaaatGTGTTGTACCGGGAGGGTGGATAGGGTTAGGGGGTTTTGTACACACTTCAAGTTTGTCGTCTTGCGTGACATGTAAATCTTGTTTCCTGTCTTAAAAATACCTTGGTAACTAAAACCTTactgattttaaatttttgcaaATCTTTTTTCCTGTCTTAGAGgtattttatgatttattttttggggTAAATTACTGTTCAACTCTTTGAACTGTcagttgaaattgaaattttaaattatttctttGGCAAATTATCTCTTGAATTATGTAAAATCAGTGGGTTAATCTCTTTGTTTGATTGCGAGATTAATTTGGGATAAATTAGTTATTTCATTGTTAATTTTTACTTGTTAGTTATAATTACCTATTATAAAGTTTCGACATATAAACACAGGATAGTTCAAAAATATATAGCATTTAACGGATCGTCTCATATATCGTTGCATATTATTTTGTCTCAACATGTCATAAttatattgtttgttataattaacaagtaaaaattgataaaagaaagacaaatttGATAAAATAGTGGATGAAATCTAATGATAAGTGATTAATTGGCTTAGTCAAATAGTTTAGGGTTTTATGACAAAAATAGTTAGggaattaattttaattgaagTAATAATTCAAGGGATCAAATGGGACAGcttaccttttttttaattttttgggaaGCCAGTATACCTTTTTTTGGACAAATGATATAAACTACATTAAGAAGATAGGAGAGCGTTATGTTTCATAAAAGGCtagtaataataattattttgtcagaatcaaatataaatttttttaattacaaataaataaaaatattattaaacgagaaaaatcattaaattgtAATATTAACTGACTTAGTCTATGATATTTTATACAAATGTCTATTT
This genomic stretch from Pyrus communis chromosome 2, drPyrComm1.1, whole genome shotgun sequence harbors:
- the LOC137725660 gene encoding protein EXORDIUM-like 2 gives rise to the protein MYPIYHFATALLLLLLVAKPGFGALVEEQPLVLKYHNGALLKGNITVNLIWYGSFTPIQRSIIIDFIHSLAPRRSPLPSASSWWKTTEKYRGGATNLVVGRQILHKAYSLGKSLRNRHLVALAGKVNALNSINVVLTASDVAVDGFCSRCGTHGSNRDKKTAYVWVGNSVVQCPGQCAWPFHQPIYGPQTPPLVAPNGDVGVDGMIINIATLLAGTVTNPYNNGYFQGPASAPLEAVSACTGVFGTGAYPGYPGRVLVDKATGASYNAVGVNGRRFLLPAMWDPQTSACKPLV